A section of the Humulus lupulus chromosome 2, drHumLupu1.1, whole genome shotgun sequence genome encodes:
- the LOC133814049 gene encoding uncharacterized protein LOC133814049 — MPPKGNGVSGPVAQSVPPTDMSDQIERMCRLLEASQQRSDEAIKTLTEAQARLEAEIVELRRSADTTRNTQAHENLDSNRSDVLVDRVNSPPHNMNPGNVQSQAIPPSSGTDGRQAPTSGTQGRAEAEPTGPAQPTTDVRPQHTVPQVAHDSPSEGHVPSICFLDRWKENMMREMMQKFSDGRSAYATDHLDLVSRTTEKSPFSEWILNEPKPRNFIIPSLPAFNGKGDPLNHLFQFQQKMALEANNEAIQCKVFSTTFSGPALLWFRQLKAGSLNSFNDLRRSFLQQYSANREAPRTMADLYRIEQGENEHPKAYLQRFIDLVHQIHDVDPLTAANLFVKSLQVGSLLHENLTMTPPYDMADVQTRAEGVFKVLEFRERAQKKTALISAPPANNPPPPARDDKRKRNQTDHTKEGKRPRQDRQPSRYPSFEYTVPQEVIYEENKDRPIWREPYKINTPSDRRDKSRYCLFHKDHGHTIPECHNLNNQIQALMRSGRLTQYIKETGRPGASRQNTASAPTPPASDPVHTASDSTPEPLKQVPMIHGIVEPTNNQEHATKIHKRMEERVKRYKSLGHVVNLVTSEERSYTASTITFTDEDLKGVHLPHDDPLVISLQVDHCQLGRVLIDGGSEVDILF; from the coding sequence ATGCCACCCAAAGGCAACGGAGTTTCGGGCCCAGTTGCACAAAGCGTCCCTCCGACGGACATGAGCGACCAGATCGAAAGGATGTGTCGTCTGTTGGAGGCAAGTCAGCAGCGGTCCGACGAGGCAATCAAGACATTAACCGAAGCCCAAGCTAGGCTCGAAGCAGAGATTGTTGAGCTGCGCAGGTCCGCTGACACAACTCGCAACACCCAAGCCCACGAGAATCTTGATTCTAACAGATCTGACGTTCTAGTCGACCGTGTTAATTCCCCACCTCACAACATGAACCCGGGTAACGTGCAATCACAAGCCATCCCCCCATCCTCTGGGACCGACGGGCGACAAGCCCCAACCTCTGGCACGCAAGGGCGGGCCGAAGCAGAACCCACTGGACCCGCTCAGCCAACAACCGACGTCCGGCCTCAACACACCGTACCTCAAGTCGCACACGATTCTCCCTCTGAAGGTCACGTTCCCTCGATCTGTTTCTTGGACAGATGGAAAGAAAACATGATGAGGGaaatgatgcagaagttctcAGATGGGCGATCCGCCTACGCCACCGACCATTTGGATCTTGTATCAAGAACCACTGAAAAGTCGCCTTTCTCGGAATGGATTCTGAATGAGCCAAAGCCTCGGAACTTCATCATCCCTTCCCTGCCTGCATTCAATGGAAAGGGAGACCCGCTAAACCACCTATTTCAATTTCAACAAAAGATGGCGTTAGAAGCTAATAACGAAGCCATACAATGCAAAGTCTTTTCAACAACTTTCTCCGGGCCGGCTCTGTTATGGTTCCGACAATTAAAGGCCGGATCACTCAACAGTTTTAATGATCTCCGACGGTCCTTCTTACAGCAGTACAGCGCGAACCGAGAGGCTCCCAGAACAATGGCCGATCTCTATCGAATTGAACAAGGGGAGAATGAGCATCCAAAGGCATACTTACAGCGTTTCATTGACCTCGTGCATCAAATCCACGACGTCGACCCACTCACCGCAGCAAATCTCTTCGTCAAAAGCTTGCAGGTGGGGTCACTCTTGCATGAGAATCTCACTATGACACCACCATACGACATGGCAGACGTGCAGACCCGAGCCGAGGGCGTCTTCAAGGTCTTAGAATTTCGAGAGCGCGCACAGAAGAAGACTGCACTCATTTCTGCTCCCCCAGCGAATAACCCTCCACCACCTGCCAGGGATGACAAGAGGAAGCGGAACCAAACAGATCATACGAAGGAAGGAAAAAGGCCAAGACAGGATCGACAGCCATCGCGGTACCCATCCTTCGAATACACCGTCCCGCAAGAAgtcatttatgaagaaaataaagataGGCCTATCTGGCGAGAGCCCTACAAAATTAACACTCCATCAGACAGAAGGGATAAAAGCAGATACTGTCTCTTCCACAAAGATCACGGTCATACAATCCCTGAATGCCACAATCTGAACAATCAGATCCAAgccctcatgaggagtgggcGGCTTACCCAATACATCAAGGAGACAGGCAGACCAGGCGCCTCGCGACAGAACACAGCTTCTGCCCCCACTCCGCCGGCGTCAGACCCCGTACACACAGCCTCTGACAGCACCCCGGAGCCTCTTAAACAAGTCCCTATGATCCACGGGATCGTAGAACCCACCAATAATCAAGAGCACGCGACTAAAATCCATAAGAGGATGGAAGAACGAGTGAAGCGGTACAAATCATTAGGCCACGTAGTCAATCTCGTCACTTCAGAAGAAAGAAGCTACACAGCCTCTACTATCACCTTCACTGACGAAGACCTCAAGGGCGTCCACCTGCCTCATGACGATCCACTCGTCATTTCCTTACAAGTTGACCACTGCCAGCTGGGCAGAGTTCTGATCGATGGGGGTAGTGAGGTCGACATCCTCTTCTAG
- the LOC133814048 gene encoding uncharacterized protein LOC133814048, which translates to MGLEENQIRPSIMPILGFNSHRVYPKGVVRLTVVDAERALPVDFLIIDSTTSYNAIMGRGWIHRMQGVVSTLHQVMRCQSLNSRYTVDIKGCQKQAKKCFLTLKEINSSASHEDSPDK; encoded by the coding sequence ATGGGACTAGAGGAGAATCAGATCCGACCCTCCATCATGCCCATTCTGGGATTCAATAGCCACAGAGTCTATCCGAAGGGCGTCGTTCGATTAACTGTGGTAGATGCAGAACGCGCCCTTCCAGTAGACTTCCTCATTATAGACTCCACCACGagctacaacgccatcatgggGAGAGGTTGGATCCACCGGATGCAGGGGGTAGTATCCACTCTACATCAGGTGATGCGGTGTCAATCACTCAACAGCCGGTACACCGTCGACATCAAAGGCTGCCAGAAGCAGGCCAAAAAGTGCTTCCTTaccttaaaagaaataaatagctCTGCCTCCCATGAAGACTCTCCTGACAAATAG